A genome region from Flavobacterium sp. CFS9 includes the following:
- a CDS encoding redox-active disulfide protein 2, producing the protein MKNEKFSKMTTEELLKSQKMSKSATYAFAVILALLFIVNIYLVLKKGFSASQVVPIALLPLLILNFKTLKDIKEELKSRESQK; encoded by the coding sequence ATGAAAAACGAAAAGTTTAGCAAAATGACCACCGAAGAATTGCTTAAAAGCCAAAAAATGTCAAAATCAGCTACATATGCATTTGCTGTAATTTTAGCACTATTATTTATCGTGAACATCTATCTTGTTTTAAAGAAAGGATTTAGCGCTTCTCAGGTTGTTCCTATTGCTTTACTGCCTTTACTTATTTTAAATTTTAAGACTTTAAAAGACATTAAAGAGGAATTGAAATCCCGAGAAAGTCAAAAGTAA
- a CDS encoding DUF2797 domain-containing protein, with product MTYQGVLTKMQTEMGAPIQYYLVFEDSFLNMNQLLNKEIEINFVGFECLNCHKKKKIYRQGFCYECFYSSPAVGDWIMRPELSTAHLGIADRDLEYEQKVQLQPHIVYLALASEVKVGVTRKTQVPTRWIDQGATQAIAIVEVPNRYLAGITEVALKDHYTDKTNWRKMLQNTGENFDLLTEKAKVESLIPAEVQEYFYTQKNDLYELQYPVLNYPTKVTSLNLDKTPSFQGKLTGIKGQYLIFENGTVFNVRGSEGYVVSIAV from the coding sequence ATGACATATCAAGGCGTACTTACAAAAATGCAAACTGAAATGGGAGCTCCAATTCAGTATTATTTGGTGTTTGAAGACAGTTTTTTAAACATGAATCAATTACTGAACAAAGAGATCGAAATTAATTTCGTTGGATTTGAATGTCTGAATTGTCATAAGAAGAAAAAGATTTACCGCCAGGGATTCTGTTATGAGTGTTTTTACTCAAGCCCTGCTGTTGGGGATTGGATTATGCGGCCAGAACTTAGTACTGCACATTTAGGAATTGCAGACCGTGATTTGGAGTACGAACAAAAAGTACAGCTTCAACCTCATATTGTATATCTGGCTTTGGCAAGTGAAGTAAAAGTTGGGGTAACCCGTAAAACTCAGGTTCCAACGCGTTGGATCGACCAAGGAGCTACCCAGGCTATTGCGATCGTTGAGGTTCCAAACCGATATTTAGCCGGAATTACAGAGGTGGCATTAAAAGACCACTATACCGACAAAACAAACTGGAGAAAGATGCTTCAAAATACAGGTGAAAATTTCGACCTGCTGACTGAAAAAGCAAAAGTGGAAAGTTTGATTCCGGCAGAAGTACAGGAATATTTTTATACCCAAAAAAATGATCTGTACGAACTGCAGTATCCCGTTTTAAATTATCCGACTAAAGTAACCAGCCTGAATCTGGATAAAACTCCGTCATTTCAGGGAAAATTGACCGGAATCAAAGGACAATATTTAATCTTTGAGAATGGAACCGTTTTTAATGTAAGAGGTTCGGAGGGTTATGTGGTTAGTATAGCGGTTTAA
- the sppA gene encoding signal peptide peptidase SppA — MKFLGNVIATVIGIFVFIILFFFGVILIGAIFGGDDAVSVKSDSVIELNLKQIQNDYAGKYKDPWVTVFSDKKGIGLTDVINAIEAAKTDDNIKGISILNDESSLGLAQYKDLRNALESFKKSGKFVWAYANTYSQKEYYLNSVANTIYLNPAGDLDFKGLSSEVMFFKDFQEKSGIHMEVIRHGKYKSAVEPFLENKMSDANREQVTALLNSIWTTVTTDISKSRNIPLAKLNEIANGLLARTPEMAKAQKLVDVIAYEDVYHNAIKKALKVTGDDDYNKISILDYTQNNITTALTNTATDQIAIIYAQGEIQGGEGDVNVIGEGSMRRSLQEARKNEDVKAIVLRIDSPGGSALTSDLIWREIEITKKVKPVVVSMGNYAASGGYYIACNANKIFAESNTITGSIGVFGVLPNFTPLAHKLGINTEQVKTHENSANYSPFVPVDEKFKAFTLEGVEHIYKTFVTHVAEGRKMTFAQVDSIAQGRVWSGSEALKIGLVDQIGGLNDAIAKAAKIAKIKTYSTQNYPEYEKTFNDLISTLPFAQSKEAFIKEEIGEENYMLIEQVKRLQKQKGVQAMLPFGINIK; from the coding sequence ATGAAGTTTTTAGGAAATGTAATTGCCACTGTTATTGGTATTTTTGTATTTATTATCCTCTTCTTTTTTGGGGTCATTCTTATTGGAGCAATTTTTGGAGGAGACGACGCTGTTTCTGTCAAAAGTGATTCTGTTATAGAATTAAATTTAAAACAAATTCAAAACGATTATGCCGGAAAATACAAAGACCCGTGGGTAACTGTTTTCTCGGATAAAAAAGGCATCGGCTTAACAGATGTAATCAATGCGATTGAAGCAGCGAAAACAGATGACAACATTAAAGGAATCTCTATTTTAAATGACGAATCTTCTTTAGGTCTGGCACAATACAAAGATTTGAGAAATGCGCTTGAAAGCTTCAAAAAATCAGGAAAGTTTGTTTGGGCTTATGCCAATACGTACTCGCAAAAAGAATATTATCTAAATTCTGTAGCCAATACTATTTATTTGAATCCTGCCGGTGATTTAGACTTTAAAGGTCTTTCGTCTGAGGTGATGTTTTTCAAAGATTTTCAGGAAAAATCAGGCATTCACATGGAAGTAATTCGTCATGGAAAATACAAAAGTGCTGTTGAACCTTTTCTGGAAAATAAAATGAGTGATGCTAACAGAGAGCAGGTAACCGCTCTTTTAAACTCAATCTGGACTACGGTTACGACTGATATTTCAAAAAGCAGAAATATTCCGTTGGCGAAACTAAATGAAATTGCTAATGGATTACTGGCCAGAACTCCGGAAATGGCAAAAGCACAAAAACTGGTGGATGTTATTGCTTATGAAGATGTTTACCATAACGCGATCAAAAAAGCATTAAAAGTAACGGGAGACGATGATTACAATAAAATCTCGATTCTGGATTATACCCAAAATAACATTACAACTGCCTTGACCAATACGGCTACTGACCAAATTGCTATTATTTATGCACAAGGTGAAATACAAGGCGGCGAAGGAGATGTTAACGTAATTGGGGAAGGTTCTATGCGACGTTCTTTACAGGAGGCCCGCAAAAATGAAGACGTAAAAGCAATTGTTCTGAGAATAGACAGTCCGGGAGGAAGTGCTTTGACTTCTGACCTGATCTGGAGAGAAATCGAGATAACTAAAAAAGTAAAACCGGTTGTGGTTTCTATGGGGAATTATGCCGCATCAGGCGGTTACTACATTGCCTGCAACGCTAACAAAATTTTTGCAGAAAGCAATACGATTACGGGTTCTATAGGTGTTTTTGGAGTGCTGCCTAACTTTACTCCTTTAGCTCACAAATTAGGCATCAATACAGAGCAGGTAAAAACACATGAAAATTCTGCAAATTACAGTCCGTTTGTACCTGTTGATGAGAAATTTAAAGCCTTTACTTTAGAAGGAGTAGAACATATTTACAAAACCTTTGTAACGCACGTTGCGGAAGGCCGAAAAATGACTTTTGCTCAGGTAGATTCGATCGCACAAGGAAGAGTCTGGTCAGGAAGTGAAGCTTTAAAAATTGGATTAGTAGATCAGATTGGAGGTTTGAATGATGCTATTGCTAAAGCGGCAAAAATTGCAAAAATCAAAACCTACAGTACACAAAACTACCCTGAATACGAAAAAACATTCAACGACCTTATTTCTACGCTGCCTTTTGCTCAATCAAAAGAAGCCTTTATCAAGGAAGAAATTGGAGAAGAAAATTATATGCTTATCGAGCAGGTAAAAAGACTTCAAAAACAAAAAGGAGTTCAGGCCATGCTTCCATTCGGAATAAACATTAAATAG
- a CDS encoding AsmA-like C-terminal region-containing protein, whose amino-acid sequence MVKKILKITAIVLVVLVAALFAIPYFFKDQIKAKISEAINKSVDAKVSFTDADLSLFRNFPNATVGIEKLVIINKAPFEGDTLVSLGELNLKMSIKELFKGKEEPLNIQGISSTNGLVNIIFNKDGVGNFDIALKDKEKDVKDDKSKPLSLKIQNYKIENFTFRYIDQGSKIKMVIDSLHHEGTGDFTNSKLDLTTKSVANVSLDMDKINYMKNVKLTLDAVLGIDLEKSKYTFKENKALINQLPLEFDGFIQMVDAGQIYDLKFKTPTSSFTNFLGLIPSAYASSLDGVKTTGDFTVAGFAKGELTETTVPKFNVAIASNNASFQYPNLPKSVQNIVIDTKIINETGILNDTYVNLDKLSFRIDQDVFNAKANIKNITQNPMVNAALKGTINLANLSKAYPIKMDKPLAGILKADVTTQFDMASVEKSQYQNIKNAGTMSLSGFKYTDENNKSMNISTALVEFNPSTINLKKFDATTGKSDLSINGVLENFYGFMFKKQELRGNFNMSSNQLAVDDFMTSGTPATEKAAAKPTEAMKIPAFLNCTLNAKATTVLYDNLKLKDVSGRLIVKDEKATLENFKTSIFGGTIGLNGAVSTKAKVPTFDMNLGFNQVDIAQTFTQLDMMKKIAPLAGIINGKLNSTIKLNGNLDDKELTPDLKSISGDLLGQLLSTTVNSKNSTVINALTSNLKFIDPNKINLNDIKAALTFDNGKVSVKPFDIKYQDIKITIGGTHGFDQTMNYNLKLDVPAKYLGNEANAFLAKMSPADAAKLQNIPINAVLTGNFSHPKVSTDMKSAVTSLAAQVANQQRDKLTQKGTSALNDFINKNTKAKDTTKAAATEKEQKTQEVTKKASDLINGLFKKKN is encoded by the coding sequence ATGGTAAAGAAAATTTTAAAAATAACAGCCATAGTTCTTGTGGTCCTTGTAGCGGCCTTATTTGCCATTCCATACTTTTTTAAAGATCAAATAAAAGCCAAAATTTCAGAAGCCATCAACAAAAGTGTTGATGCCAAGGTAAGCTTTACAGATGCCGATTTAAGTTTGTTTAGAAACTTTCCGAATGCCACTGTGGGAATCGAAAAACTGGTGATCATCAACAAAGCTCCATTTGAAGGAGATACTTTGGTTTCATTAGGTGAACTGAATTTAAAAATGAGCATTAAGGAACTTTTCAAAGGAAAAGAAGAACCTTTAAACATACAGGGAATCAGCTCTACAAATGGTCTGGTGAATATTATTTTCAACAAAGACGGTGTTGGTAATTTTGATATTGCCCTAAAAGACAAAGAAAAGGACGTGAAAGACGACAAAAGCAAACCGCTTTCGCTGAAGATTCAAAATTATAAAATCGAAAATTTCACTTTCAGATACATCGATCAGGGGTCTAAAATAAAAATGGTAATTGACAGTTTGCACCATGAAGGAACGGGCGATTTTACCAATTCAAAATTAGATTTAACAACAAAATCTGTTGCTAATGTTTCTTTGGATATGGATAAGATCAATTACATGAAAAATGTAAAACTGACTTTAGACGCTGTATTAGGAATTGACCTTGAAAAAAGCAAATATACCTTTAAGGAAAATAAAGCTTTAATCAATCAATTGCCTTTAGAATTTGACGGATTTATTCAGATGGTGGATGCCGGACAAATTTATGATCTGAAGTTTAAGACGCCTACTTCCTCCTTTACGAATTTCTTAGGACTTATTCCTTCTGCTTATGCTTCAAGTCTGGACGGTGTAAAAACCACAGGAGACTTTACGGTAGCCGGTTTTGCTAAAGGTGAATTAACTGAGACTACTGTACCTAAGTTTAATGTGGCGATTGCTTCCAATAATGCTTCGTTTCAATATCCGAACCTCCCAAAATCGGTTCAGAATATTGTAATTGACACTAAAATTATCAACGAAACGGGAATACTGAATGATACCTACGTTAATCTGGACAAACTTTCTTTCCGAATTGATCAGGATGTTTTTAACGCGAAAGCTAATATCAAAAACATCACGCAAAATCCTATGGTGAATGCCGCTTTGAAAGGAACCATCAATCTGGCGAATCTTTCTAAGGCTTATCCAATTAAAATGGACAAACCTCTTGCCGGTATTTTAAAAGCAGATGTGACTACACAATTTGATATGGCATCTGTTGAAAAAAGTCAATACCAAAATATCAAAAATGCCGGAACTATGAGTCTGTCCGGATTTAAATATACGGACGAAAACAATAAGTCGATGAACATCAGTACGGCATTGGTAGAGTTTAATCCGAGTACCATAAACCTGAAAAAATTTGATGCTACAACCGGAAAAAGTGATTTAAGCATTAACGGAGTACTGGAAAATTTCTATGGTTTCATGTTCAAAAAGCAAGAGTTAAGAGGAAACTTCAACATGAGTTCAAATCAATTGGCAGTGGATGATTTTATGACTTCAGGGACTCCTGCTACAGAAAAAGCAGCCGCAAAACCTACTGAAGCGATGAAGATCCCGGCGTTTTTAAATTGTACTTTAAATGCTAAAGCTACAACGGTTTTATACGACAATCTGAAACTAAAAGACGTTTCGGGCCGATTAATCGTTAAGGACGAAAAAGCTACTTTAGAAAACTTTAAAACTTCTATTTTTGGAGGAACAATTGGCCTTAACGGAGCTGTTTCTACCAAAGCAAAAGTGCCGACTTTTGATATGAATTTAGGCTTTAATCAGGTGGATATTGCGCAGACTTTTACGCAATTGGACATGATGAAAAAAATTGCTCCTTTGGCAGGAATCATCAACGGAAAATTAAATTCGACCATAAAATTAAACGGAAACTTAGACGATAAAGAATTGACTCCGGATCTAAAATCAATCTCGGGAGATCTTTTAGGGCAGCTGCTTTCAACTACTGTAAATTCTAAAAATTCAACGGTTATCAATGCCTTAACTTCTAATCTGAAGTTTATTGATCCTAATAAAATAAATCTGAATGATATTAAAGCGGCTCTAACATTTGATAACGGAAAAGTGAGCGTAAAACCATTTGACATCAAATATCAGGACATTAAAATTACAATTGGCGGAACTCACGGTTTCGATCAAACGATGAACTATAATTTAAAATTAGATGTTCCGGCAAAATATTTAGGAAATGAAGCCAATGCCTTCCTGGCTAAAATGTCTCCGGCAGATGCTGCAAAACTGCAAAACATTCCAATAAATGCTGTGCTTACCGGTAATTTTTCGCATCCAAAAGTATCGACTGATATGAAAAGCGCCGTGACCAGTCTGGCTGCACAGGTTGCAAATCAGCAAAGAGACAAACTGACTCAAAAAGGAACTTCAGCTCTTAATGATTTTATCAATAAAAACACAAAAGCTAAAGATACCACCAAAGCTGCTGCTACCGAAAAAGAGCAGAAAACTCAAGAGGTTACGAAAAAAGCCAGTGACTTAATCAATGGCTTGTTTAAGAAGAAAAACTAA
- a CDS encoding alpha/beta hydrolase: MKNLFILIAILFLSFVHAQNKTDAAFTETPIVLKINIDQLFGTLTTPNLEKRCPVALLISGSGPTDRNGNNPMMKNNSLKMLAEALAKNGIASLRYDKRGIAESKPAAISEQTLVFENYTEDAKSWINLLKQDNRFSEVVVIGHSEGSLIGMIAGTKANKFISIAGAGESADQLIKSQIASKSNKQVEELTFPIIDSLKSGFTVKKVDPMLNALFRPSIQPYLISWFKYNPQNEIKKLNIPILIVQGNKDLQVTVKDAELLSKANKNAELLIVDKMNHIMKIIDGDHQANLESYKNESLPVSEIMTNKIISFIKK; this comes from the coding sequence ATGAAGAATTTATTTATCCTCATTGCTATTCTGTTTCTGAGTTTTGTACATGCTCAAAATAAAACGGACGCTGCTTTTACAGAAACTCCCATTGTTTTAAAAATCAACATCGATCAGCTTTTTGGCACGCTGACCACTCCGAATTTAGAAAAAAGATGCCCGGTAGCTTTGCTTATTTCAGGTTCGGGGCCCACGGATCGCAACGGAAATAATCCGATGATGAAAAACAATTCTCTGAAAATGCTGGCGGAAGCACTGGCAAAAAACGGAATTGCATCATTGCGCTACGACAAAAGAGGAATTGCAGAAAGTAAACCGGCCGCTATCTCGGAACAAACTCTGGTATTTGAGAATTACACCGAAGATGCCAAAAGCTGGATCAATCTGTTAAAGCAAGACAATCGCTTCTCTGAAGTAGTTGTAATTGGCCACAGCGAAGGTTCTCTGATCGGAATGATTGCGGGAACAAAAGCCAATAAGTTTATCTCGATCGCAGGTGCGGGAGAATCTGCCGACCAATTGATCAAATCGCAAATTGCTTCTAAATCAAACAAACAAGTAGAGGAATTAACCTTCCCGATTATTGACAGTCTGAAAAGCGGATTTACGGTAAAGAAAGTAGATCCGATGCTTAATGCTCTTTTCAGACCCAGCATTCAGCCGTATTTAATTTCCTGGTTCAAATACAATCCGCAAAACGAAATCAAAAAACTAAACATCCCTATCTTGATCGTTCAGGGAAATAAGGATTTGCAAGTGACTGTAAAAGATGCAGAGCTCTTATCAAAGGCCAATAAAAATGCTGAACTTCTGATCGTTGATAAAATGAATCATATCATGAAAATCATCGACGGAGATCATCAGGCCAATCTGGAAAGTTATAAAAATGAAAGTCTGCCTGTCTCCGAAATCATGACCAATAAGATTATTTCTTTCATTAAAAAATAA
- a CDS encoding glycosyltransferase family 9 protein, giving the protein MSVLKRINVVRRSVMHRLTKNIGKPRSEQHIVLVDKTEIRRVLICRPNARLGNLLLVTPLVQEVNDMFPNCKVDLFVKGALALVIFGNYQNINKVIGLPKKPFKSLLEYLNVWISIKTQKYDVAINVDQNSSSGRLAVQFSNAKYKFYGDLNDESQLLKKDYDHIAKYPVYNFRNYLTKLGLAKSNKIIAPIDLKLSSSEIANGKKILNDLVPNSKRTICIFTYATGAKCLSEEWWENFYRQLKEEYTEYNIIEILPVENVSQIAFQAPAFYSKDIREIGAVIANTDLFIGADSGIMHLASAVQTPTIGLFSVSNLKKYEPYDNCSIGVDVNLYTKKDYSKIINSILNNGKINSIRQAI; this is encoded by the coding sequence ATGAGTGTTTTAAAACGAATAAATGTGGTCAGGCGCAGCGTAATGCACCGTCTCACTAAGAACATTGGAAAGCCAAGATCTGAGCAGCATATTGTTTTAGTAGATAAAACTGAAATCAGGCGGGTTCTAATTTGCAGACCAAATGCCAGACTCGGAAACTTATTATTGGTTACGCCGCTGGTTCAGGAAGTCAACGATATGTTTCCAAATTGTAAAGTCGATTTGTTTGTTAAGGGAGCTTTAGCTCTGGTGATTTTTGGAAATTATCAAAACATCAATAAGGTAATTGGTTTGCCTAAAAAACCGTTCAAAAGCTTATTGGAATATCTGAATGTCTGGATTTCAATAAAAACACAAAAATATGATGTGGCGATCAACGTAGATCAAAACTCTTCTTCAGGACGTTTAGCAGTCCAGTTCTCTAATGCTAAGTACAAATTTTACGGAGATTTAAATGATGAATCTCAACTTCTAAAAAAAGACTACGATCATATTGCAAAATATCCCGTTTATAACTTCCGAAATTATTTAACGAAACTTGGATTAGCAAAAAGCAATAAAATAATAGCCCCGATTGACCTTAAACTATCTTCTTCTGAAATTGCTAACGGAAAGAAAATTTTAAATGACTTAGTACCTAATTCTAAAAGAACCATCTGTATTTTTACGTATGCGACGGGAGCAAAATGCTTGTCGGAAGAGTGGTGGGAGAACTTTTACAGGCAACTTAAAGAGGAATATACAGAGTATAATATTATTGAGATTCTGCCTGTAGAAAATGTTTCGCAAATCGCATTTCAGGCACCTGCATTTTACAGCAAAGATATTCGCGAAATAGGGGCTGTAATTGCCAATACCGATTTGTTTATTGGAGCTGATAGCGGGATTATGCATTTAGCCAGTGCCGTTCAGACCCCTACTATTGGGCTTTTTTCAGTCTCAAACCTTAAAAAATACGAGCCTTACGACAATTGCAGCATCGGAGTAGATGTTAATTTATACACTAAAAAGGATTACTCAAAAATTATAAATTCGATCCTGAATAACGGAAAAATTAATAGTATAAGGCAGGCAATTTAA
- a CDS encoding Zn-dependent protease, which produces MRNYILILIFFFISCTQKQHPKIIVLQPLGSFKTEQAKEVYHKIQTINPNVVLRANIPFPESAFYEPRNRYRADSIIKTIKNNIGTDSVIIGLSNRDISVTKEKTKDWGVMGLGYHPGKSCVVSDFRLSKQNKSAQFYKVVLHELGHTEGLPHCAVKNCLMRDAEGKNHLDEETDFCFKCKKHLIGKGWKLNNLAS; this is translated from the coding sequence ATGAGAAATTACATTTTGATTTTAATATTTTTTTTCATCTCCTGTACCCAGAAACAGCATCCAAAAATAATTGTCCTTCAGCCTTTGGGGAGTTTCAAAACGGAGCAGGCAAAAGAGGTTTATCATAAAATACAAACGATTAACCCTAATGTTGTTTTAAGAGCCAACATTCCTTTTCCGGAAAGTGCATTTTACGAACCCCGAAACAGGTATCGAGCTGACAGTATTATTAAAACGATCAAAAACAATATTGGTACAGATTCTGTAATTATAGGTTTATCAAACCGTGACATTAGTGTGACCAAAGAAAAAACGAAAGACTGGGGAGTTATGGGACTAGGCTATCATCCTGGTAAATCCTGTGTGGTCTCTGACTTTAGATTAAGCAAACAAAATAAAAGCGCTCAATTTTACAAAGTGGTACTGCATGAATTGGGACATACCGAAGGACTACCTCATTGTGCTGTAAAAAACTGTTTAATGAGAGATGCAGAAGGAAAAAATCATCTGGATGAAGAAACTGATTTTTGTTTCAAATGCAAAAAACACTTAATTGGAAAAGGCTGGAAATTAAACAATCTTGCAAGCTGA
- a CDS encoding GH3 auxin-responsive promoter family protein: protein MPLSIINSFASWVLKQRIHQIELFLKYPNEVQEELLHNLLTASENTIIGKQYDFESINSYQTFAERVPIATYEELQPLIERTRQGEQNVFWETPIKWFAKSSGTTNAKSKFIPVSNEALEDCHYKGSKDLLCLYLNNNEDSELFLGKSLRLGGSSQIYENNNTFFGDLSAILIENMPIWAEFSSTPSSKTSLMSEWESKIAAIINETKNENVTSFAGVPSWMLVLMNKVLENTGKESLLDIWPNLEVYFHGGVSFSPYKEQYKNILPSKDFRYYEIYNASEGFFAIQDLNNSSDLLLMLDYGIFYEFISMDTFGTPNQKVIRLADVELNKNYAIVITTNSGLWRYLIGDTVRFTSLNPYRIRVTGRTKHHINVFGEELMVENTDQAIAKACQLTHTEVIDYTVAPIFMQDKEKGAHEWMIEFKKKPADVGLFQKVLDDTLQTLNSDYEAKRHNNMTLNPLVINVARENLFYDWLKERDKLGGQHKIPRLSNQRDYLEQLKEM from the coding sequence ATGCCCTTATCAATAATCAACTCTTTCGCTTCGTGGGTCCTAAAACAAAGGATACATCAGATAGAACTTTTTCTAAAATATCCGAATGAAGTTCAGGAGGAGCTGTTGCACAATTTACTGACCGCTTCAGAAAATACTATTATAGGGAAACAGTATGATTTTGAATCGATTAATTCTTATCAGACTTTTGCTGAAAGGGTACCGATTGCTACTTATGAGGAGCTTCAGCCATTGATTGAACGTACGCGTCAGGGGGAACAGAATGTATTTTGGGAAACGCCAATAAAATGGTTTGCTAAATCAAGCGGAACTACGAATGCTAAAAGTAAATTCATTCCTGTGAGTAATGAAGCTTTAGAAGATTGTCATTATAAAGGAAGTAAAGATTTACTTTGTCTGTACCTCAACAACAATGAGGATTCGGAATTGTTCCTTGGGAAAAGTCTCCGTCTGGGCGGAAGTTCTCAAATCTACGAGAACAATAATACGTTCTTTGGCGACTTATCGGCTATTCTGATTGAAAACATGCCGATCTGGGCTGAGTTTAGCAGTACTCCAAGCAGTAAAACTTCTTTGATGAGTGAATGGGAATCGAAAATTGCTGCGATTATAAATGAAACAAAAAACGAAAATGTAACCAGTTTTGCAGGCGTTCCGTCATGGATGCTGGTTTTAATGAATAAAGTTTTAGAAAATACAGGAAAAGAAAGTCTTCTTGATATCTGGCCTAATCTGGAAGTTTATTTCCACGGTGGAGTAAGTTTCTCTCCTTATAAAGAGCAATACAAAAATATTTTACCAAGCAAAGATTTCAGGTATTACGAAATATACAATGCTTCTGAAGGCTTTTTTGCTATTCAGGATTTAAACAATTCAAGTGATTTATTGCTGATGCTGGATTATGGCATTTTCTATGAATTCATATCGATGGATACGTTTGGAACTCCAAATCAAAAAGTAATTCGTCTGGCTGATGTTGAGTTAAACAAAAACTATGCGATTGTCATTACAACCAACTCCGGCTTATGGCGTTATTTGATTGGAGATACGGTTCGTTTTACATCTTTAAACCCTTACAGAATCAGGGTAACAGGTAGAACGAAACATCATATTAATGTGTTCGGCGAAGAATTAATGGTCGAAAATACCGATCAGGCGATTGCCAAAGCCTGTCAGCTTACTCATACTGAAGTGATCGACTACACCGTGGCTCCTATTTTCATGCAGGACAAGGAAAAAGGTGCTCACGAATGGATGATCGAATTCAAGAAAAAACCTGCCGATGTGGGGCTTTTCCAAAAAGTACTGGATGACACTTTGCAAACTCTAAATTCTGATTACGAAGCCAAACGTCACAATAATATGACTTTAAATCCTTTAGTGATTAATGTGGCACGTGAAAACTTATTCTACGACTGGTTAAAAGAACGCGATAAATTAGGCGGACAGCATAAAATCCCAAGACTTTCCAATCAAAGGGATTATTTGGAGCAGCTGAAAGAGATGTAG